One stretch of Chitinophagales bacterium DNA includes these proteins:
- a CDS encoding alpha-2-macroglobulin family protein: protein MKNSLKLILLFIVLLAACKDKQEINLSYTNAEGEVPTLGSLTFTFDQNVAPDSIVQQWLDKDNYVDFSPKIKGQFKWTATNELTFSPSEYLPPATNFKATLNNSITDVNDKFSSVTAKEINFYTAKLNLNSSEAYWFLDESNATQAMLELEFNHKVDAKDIANALKIEKDGEKMDFELQSVGETYYVKCKFKNLSVKDEDYIFDIILNKGLLPVGGNNKTEVEIFDKVMLKSPYKIEISNVETDHNGETGTVTVSTSQAVKAEGLEKYIEIKPKVNFKVSTTEKSLVITSNDFDVTTTYELLLKKGMVGVVGGKLNLDYSSDVAFGELEPSIEFENYKGKYLSSAGAKNVAVRIINVPKVSLKIYKVYESNILTSDNYYYGYGYQEKDIVYDKEIKTTDLKKAGSSSILTLNFEDILKDYNGIYYIEIRSLDDYWVRDSKYLSLSDIGLIVKEGMNKVQVFANSIKTAESLAGIKIKMYGKNNQLISETVTASDGSASLSFKNKTISGFKPALITAEKNGDFTAINLYDTEINTSRFEVGGYRDLPNGLQTFVYLERNIYRPGETVNFATVVRNQTWASPGKLPLKIEIVSPSGKKLKTFTKTLNEEGSVDANFSTLKESLTGVYSIFVYTSNNVLLASKNVMVEEFMPDRIKVNTTVNKEQYTINDQNIELSVTAQNLFGPPAANRNYEVELNYKTRYFYAKDYANYDFYILNTNRYFESELRQGKTDASGQAKETFKLDKEFENMGLLQADIFTTVFDETGRPVNRKNSVEIYTQDIFYGIGYFDYYLATNSEIKMPLIAVNKDGKSVNSKANIKVIKHEYQTVLNKTGSYFRYESNKIEKTLVNKEIAINGPTNFKFVPNVSGEYEVRIYKPGEKDRYVSQYFYAYGYGNTYLSSFEVDNEGKVTMETDKETYEVGDKAKILFNTPFQGKMLVTVEGKDVLDYYYVNTDKRSASLTIDITEEFLPNVYISATLIKPHQTTEFPLTVAHGFQSISVKQEERKLDVAIEAVESSRSKTKQKIKVKTASNAYVTIAVVDEGILQVGGFKTPNPYDYFYQKRALQVNTYDIYPYLLPEISAASLTGGDMELDMGKRVNPFQNDRVKLVSYWSGLVKTNSFGNAEYEIDIPQFSGSLRIMAVAHKDKSFGSAEKNMIVADPLVISSTIPRFLSPGDTAYVSSTLSNTTKKGGNVKATISTSGVLGIVEDKNATLNVDANSEGVAYFKVYAKNELGNGKITIKASAFGETFTEETDMSVRPAVPLVQSSNSGSVQGGKNVTLNLDASKYLPQTVSYKLMVSKNPMVEFAKDLDYLVRYPYGCSEQTISAVFPQLYYRDMIKSMYNENLKENINQNIITAMNKLKLRQIYNGGINTWDNCECESWWTTAYAAHFLIEAEKAGYNVDVNFKDNILSYLKNRLKKKEVYTYRKVGGGEYKIAPKEVAYSLYVLALANKPDISMMNYYKSNIQLLSADSKYMLAAAYSLSGDKIKGNAIMPNTFDFDQTAKEFGGSYSSPLRDESIALNVLLETDPQNKNIGTMAQHISSQLKTNRYLNTQERVFSFLALGKVAKKASQSNVEAEVRANGKLIGSVNDNTLTFGSNDLKDKKIEIVAKGSGDIYYFWETEGVSKDGSFKEEDEHLKVRKTFYDRYGNTIAGNTFKQNDLIVVGISIQADYNTTVENVVLTDILPAGFEIENSRITEVPGTEWIKDASYPDQLDIRDDRIMIFDDVRTYSNKPQKYYYVVRAVSPGVYKMGPVGAEAMYNGAYHSYNGGGLVKIIK, encoded by the coding sequence ATGAAAAACTCCTTAAAACTTATTTTATTATTTATAGTGTTATTAGCCGCCTGTAAAGATAAACAGGAAATAAATTTAAGCTATACTAATGCCGAAGGCGAAGTACCAACTTTGGGAAGTTTAACTTTTACCTTTGACCAAAATGTAGCTCCCGATAGCATTGTACAGCAATGGTTAGATAAAGATAATTATGTAGATTTTTCTCCAAAAATAAAAGGGCAGTTTAAATGGACAGCTACTAATGAACTTACTTTTTCGCCCTCGGAATATTTGCCACCAGCTACAAATTTTAAAGCTACTTTAAACAATAGCATTACAGATGTTAATGACAAATTTAGTAGTGTAACAGCTAAAGAAATTAATTTTTATACCGCAAAATTAAATCTAAATTCATCAGAAGCATATTGGTTTTTAGATGAAAGTAATGCTACCCAAGCCATGTTAGAACTGGAGTTTAACCATAAAGTAGATGCAAAAGATATAGCTAATGCTCTTAAAATAGAGAAAGACGGAGAGAAAATGGATTTTGAATTGCAGAGTGTGGGAGAAACCTATTATGTAAAATGTAAATTTAAAAATCTAAGTGTAAAAGATGAAGACTATATTTTTGATATTATTTTAAATAAAGGATTGCTACCTGTAGGAGGGAACAATAAAACTGAGGTAGAAATATTTGATAAAGTAATGCTGAAATCGCCATACAAAATAGAAATATCTAATGTAGAAACCGACCATAATGGCGAAACAGGGACTGTAACGGTAAGTACTTCGCAGGCGGTAAAAGCAGAAGGGCTGGAAAAATATATAGAAATAAAACCCAAAGTGAATTTTAAAGTAAGCACTACAGAAAAATCTTTAGTTATTACCAGCAATGATTTTGATGTTACCACCACTTACGAATTGCTTCTTAAAAAAGGAATGGTAGGCGTAGTAGGCGGAAAATTAAACCTTGATTATAGTAGCGATGTTGCTTTTGGAGAGTTAGAACCAAGTATAGAATTTGAAAACTATAAAGGCAAATATTTGTCAAGTGCCGGAGCTAAAAATGTGGCGGTTAGAATAATAAATGTACCTAAAGTTTCATTAAAAATATACAAAGTATATGAGTCCAATATATTAACATCAGACAATTATTACTACGGTTACGGTTATCAAGAGAAAGATATAGTGTATGATAAAGAAATCAAAACTACCGATTTAAAAAAAGCAGGCAGTTCATCTATTCTTACTTTAAATTTTGAAGATATTTTAAAAGACTACAACGGTATTTATTATATAGAAATTAGGTCTTTAGATGATTATTGGGTAAGAGATAGCAAGTATCTTTCTTTAAGCGATATAGGATTAATAGTAAAAGAGGGAATGAACAAAGTACAAGTTTTTGCTAATTCCATAAAAACTGCCGAGAGTTTAGCCGGAATAAAAATTAAAATGTATGGCAAAAACAATCAATTAATTTCAGAAACTGTTACCGCCAGCGATGGAAGTGCTTCACTTTCTTTCAAAAATAAAACTATAAGTGGTTTTAAACCGGCTTTAATTACTGCCGAAAAAAATGGAGATTTTACAGCCATTAATTTGTATGATACAGAAATAAATACATCAAGATTTGAAGTGGGCGGCTATAGAGATTTGCCTAATGGATTACAAACTTTTGTTTATTTAGAAAGAAATATTTATCGTCCTGGCGAAACGGTAAATTTTGCTACAGTGGTAAGAAACCAAACTTGGGCATCTCCGGGAAAATTGCCTTTAAAAATAGAAATAGTGAGCCCGAGTGGCAAAAAACTTAAAACTTTTACTAAAACATTAAATGAAGAAGGTTCTGTAGATGCCAATTTTAGCACTTTAAAAGAATCATTAACAGGTGTTTATTCTATTTTTGTTTATACTTCTAATAATGTGCTATTAGCTTCTAAAAATGTGATGGTAGAAGAATTTATGCCCGATAGAATTAAGGTAAACACAACAGTCAATAAAGAACAATACACCATAAACGACCAAAATATAGAGCTTTCAGTTACGGCTCAAAATTTATTTGGTCCACCAGCTGCCAATAGAAATTATGAAGTAGAATTGAACTACAAAACACGATACTTTTATGCTAAAGATTATGCTAATTATGATTTTTATATTTTAAATACCAATAGATATTTTGAATCGGAACTGCGACAAGGGAAAACAGATGCCAGCGGACAAGCAAAAGAAACTTTTAAGTTAGATAAAGAATTTGAAAACATGGGCTTACTTCAAGCAGATATTTTTACCACCGTTTTTGATGAAACAGGAAGACCTGTCAACAGAAAAAATTCAGTAGAAATATACACACAAGATATTTTTTATGGCATAGGTTATTTTGATTATTATTTAGCTACTAATTCTGAAATAAAAATGCCTTTAATTGCTGTAAATAAAGATGGAAAATCGGTAAATAGTAAAGCTAATATAAAAGTAATTAAGCATGAATACCAAACCGTGCTAAATAAAACGGGTAGCTATTTTAGATATGAATCTAACAAAATAGAAAAAACATTAGTTAATAAGGAAATTGCCATTAATGGCCCTACAAATTTTAAGTTTGTACCTAATGTTTCCGGAGAGTACGAAGTGCGTATTTATAAGCCGGGAGAAAAAGACAGATATGTAAGTCAGTATTTTTATGCTTATGGATATGGCAACACCTACTTATCTTCTTTTGAAGTAGATAACGAAGGAAAAGTTACTATGGAAACAGATAAAGAAACCTATGAAGTGGGCGATAAAGCTAAAATATTGTTTAACACACCTTTTCAAGGCAAAATGTTAGTAACCGTAGAGGGCAAAGATGTTTTAGATTATTATTATGTAAATACAGATAAACGTTCGGCAAGTTTAACAATAGATATTACCGAAGAATTTTTGCCTAACGTTTATATTTCTGCCACATTAATAAAACCTCATCAGACTACAGAATTTCCATTAACGGTGGCCCATGGGTTTCAGTCTATAAGTGTAAAACAAGAAGAAAGAAAATTAGATGTAGCCATTGAAGCAGTGGAAAGTTCAAGGTCTAAAACCAAGCAAAAAATAAAAGTAAAAACAGCATCTAATGCATACGTAACTATAGCGGTAGTAGATGAAGGGATATTGCAAGTGGGTGGTTTTAAAACTCCAAATCCGTACGATTATTTTTATCAAAAAAGAGCTTTGCAGGTTAATACTTACGATATTTATCCTTATTTATTGCCAGAAATAAGTGCAGCTTCCTTAACAGGTGGAGATATGGAATTAGATATGGGTAAAAGAGTTAATCCTTTCCAAAATGACAGAGTGAAATTAGTAAGTTATTGGAGTGGATTAGTTAAAACCAATAGTTTTGGCAATGCCGAATATGAAATAGATATTCCTCAGTTTTCGGGAAGTTTAAGGATAATGGCTGTAGCACATAAAGACAAATCTTTTGGCTCTGCCGAAAAAAATATGATTGTAGCCGATCCTTTAGTAATTTCTTCAACTATTCCACGGTTTTTAAGCCCTGGTGATACCGCTTATGTTTCTTCTACATTAAGCAATACTACTAAAAAAGGAGGAAATGTAAAAGCTACTATTTCTACTTCCGGAGTTTTAGGAATTGTAGAAGATAAAAATGCCACCTTAAATGTAGATGCTAATAGTGAGGGCGTAGCCTATTTTAAAGTATATGCTAAAAATGAGCTGGGCAATGGAAAAATAACCATAAAAGCAAGTGCTTTTGGCGAAACATTTACCGAAGAAACAGATATGTCGGTAAGACCGGCAGTTCCTTTAGTGCAGTCTTCCAATTCGGGGAGTGTGCAAGGTGGTAAAAATGTAACTTTAAATTTAGATGCTTCAAAATACTTGCCTCAAACCGTTAGTTATAAATTGATGGTAAGTAAAAATCCTATGGTAGAGTTTGCTAAAGATTTAGATTATTTGGTGCGATATCCTTATGGCTGTAGCGAGCAAACTATTTCGGCAGTGTTCCCACAGTTGTATTATAGAGATATGATAAAGTCTATGTATAATGAAAATTTGAAAGAAAATATCAATCAAAATATTATTACCGCTATGAATAAGCTAAAACTGCGACAAATATATAATGGTGGAATAAATACGTGGGATAATTGTGAATGTGAAAGCTGGTGGACGACTGCTTATGCTGCTCATTTTTTAATAGAAGCCGAAAAAGCAGGCTATAATGTAGATGTAAATTTTAAAGATAATATACTTTCTTATTTAAAAAACAGGCTGAAAAAGAAGGAAGTTTACACCTACAGAAAAGTAGGCGGTGGAGAATATAAAATAGCACCTAAAGAAGTAGCATATAGCTTATACGTATTAGCTTTAGCCAATAAACCGGATATAAGCATGATGAATTATTATAAATCAAACATTCAATTATTAAGTGCCGATAGCAAATATATGTTAGCCGCAGCATATTCACTTTCTGGCGATAAAATTAAAGGTAATGCCATAATGCCAAATACTTTTGATTTTGACCAAACAGCTAAAGAATTTGGCGGTTCATATTCTTCGCCTTTAAGAGATGAATCTATTGCTTTAAATGTACTTTTAGAAACAGATCCTCAAAATAAAAACATAGGAACTATGGCTCAGCATATCAGTAGCCAGCTAAAAACAAATAGATATTTAAACACACAAGAAAGAGTGTTTAGTTTCTTAGCCTTGGGTAAAGTGGCTAAAAAAGCCAGCCAAAGTAATGTAGAAGCAGAAGTGAGAGCTAATGGAAAACTAATAGGAAGTGTTAATGACAATACTTTAACTTTTGGTTCAAATGATTTAAAAGATAAGAAAATTGAAATAGTGGCTAAAGGCTCGGGCGACATATACTATTTTTGGGAAACAGAGGGCGTGAGTAAAGATGGCAGTTTTAAAGAAGAAGATGAGCATTTAAAAGTGCGTAAAACATTTTATGATAGATATGGAAATACTATAGCAGGCAATACATTTAAGCAAAATGATTTAATAGTAGTAGGCATTAGCATACAAGCTGATTATAACACTACGGTAGAAAACGTAGTACTGACAGATATTCTTCCTGCGGGTTTTGAAATAGAAAATTCAAGAATAACAGAAGTGCCGGGCACAGAGTGGATTAAAGATGCCTCTTACCCCGACCAGTTAGATATACGAGATGATAGGATAATGATATTTGATGATGTCAGAACTTATAGTAATAAACCTCAAAAGTACTATTATGTAGTGCGTGCCGTTTCTCCGGGAGTATATAAAATGGGACCTGTAGGAGCAGAAGCTATGTATAATGGTGCTTACCATTCCTACAATGGAGGCGGTTTGGTTAAAATAATTAAGTAG
- a CDS encoding patatin-like phospholipase family protein: MGKEKSTKKTTVSLVLGSGGARGLAHIGVIKWLEAHNFEIKSISGCSIGSLIGGVYAAGKLDKLEAWMVSLKKSDVTALLDISWGHGGFFKGERVINTMIEFLEDIQIEELPIPYTAIATDIATEKEVWINSGSLFAAIRASCSLPLFFTPIKSGNAILIDGGVLNPVPIAPTFNDNTDLTIAVNLGGAIIEEELREEKEVETQNSDADIQEKLKKFLESFNSKNEKPTTKIWTMTDVASKAFETMQNSIARMKLASYPPDLEIEIARNACGTLDFHRSAEMIELGYRKAQQAYDILNK; the protein is encoded by the coding sequence ATGGGAAAAGAAAAATCAACTAAAAAAACCACTGTTTCCTTAGTTTTAGGAAGTGGCGGAGCCAGAGGACTTGCACATATTGGCGTAATTAAATGGTTAGAAGCACATAATTTTGAAATAAAATCAATTTCGGGATGCTCTATCGGCTCACTTATAGGAGGTGTGTATGCTGCCGGCAAATTAGACAAACTTGAAGCGTGGATGGTTTCTCTTAAAAAATCAGATGTAACAGCCTTATTAGACATTTCTTGGGGACATGGTGGATTTTTTAAAGGCGAAAGGGTAATTAACACCATGATAGAATTTTTAGAAGATATTCAAATTGAAGAATTACCTATTCCTTATACGGCTATTGCTACGGATATAGCTACTGAAAAAGAAGTTTGGATTAACAGTGGTTCTCTTTTTGCCGCTATTAGAGCTTCCTGTTCTCTCCCACTTTTCTTTACTCCCATAAAAAGTGGTAATGCTATTTTAATAGATGGCGGTGTTTTAAATCCTGTGCCCATTGCTCCTACTTTTAATGATAATACAGACCTAACAATAGCTGTAAACCTTGGTGGAGCTATTATTGAAGAAGAATTAAGAGAAGAAAAGGAAGTAGAAACACAAAATAGTGATGCCGATATTCAAGAAAAATTGAAAAAGTTTTTAGAATCTTTTAATTCAAAAAATGAAAAACCTACAACAAAAATATGGACAATGACCGATGTAGCCAGCAAGGCTTTTGAAACTATGCAAAACAGCATTGCCAGAATGAAGTTAGCTTCTTATCCACCCGATTTAGAAATTGAAATAGCCAGAAATGCCTGTGGGACATTAGATTTTCACAGATCGGCAGAAATGATAGAACTGGGCTACCGAAAAGCACAGCAAGCCTATGATATACTTAATAAATAA
- a CDS encoding GIY-YIG nuclease family protein: MYIVYVIYSVSFDKIYIGYTQNLEQRFLSHNEKAIKGYTIRFRPWKIVYTEIYNAKKEALKREKQLKSAKGREFIWNLIKSKK, encoded by the coding sequence ATGTATATAGTTTACGTTATTTATTCAGTTAGTTTTGATAAAATTTATATTGGCTATACCCAAAATTTGGAACAACGTTTTCTTTCACATAATGAAAAAGCAATTAAAGGTTACACCATAAGATTTAGACCTTGGAAAATTGTTTATACCGAAATTTACAATGCTAAAAAAGAAGCCTTAAAAAGGGAAAAACAATTGAAATCAGCTAAGGGTAGAGAATTTATCTGGAATTTAATAAAGAGTAAAAAATAA
- a CDS encoding GIY-YIG nuclease family protein codes for MERGGCVYILTNKSNNVLYTGVTSNLQSRMFEHINKVFLNSFTAKYNCYKLVYYKQFSSIDEAIQNEKYIKGKKREYKINLITDNNPNWNNLYETEVKFW; via the coding sequence ATGGAAAGAGGAGGTTGTGTTTATATTCTTACAAATAAAAGTAATAATGTACTTTACACTGGTGTTACAAGTAATTTACAATCAAGGATGTTTGAACACATAAATAAAGTATTTTTAAATAGTTTTACGGCTAAATATAACTGCTACAAATTGGTCTATTACAAACAGTTTTCATCAATTGATGAAGCTATTCAAAATGAAAAATATATTAAAGGAAAGAAAAGAGAATATAAAATTAATCTAATAACTGATAATAATCCAAATTGGAATAATTTATATGAAACAGAAGTTAAATTTTGGTAA
- a CDS encoding cytidine deaminase — protein sequence MRKIEISTEVIVFDNPLELEEIERKLLTKAKEGQEKAYAPYSNFLVGAAVLLQNGEIINGGNQENAAFPACICAERTVLSAASTMFPNIKPIMLAVAVKNLKKEQLKPAAPCGECRQYIFEIESKFNFAIPIIMQAESNKIYKVNSSSELLPLAFAKNDLMEDE from the coding sequence ATGAGGAAAATTGAAATAAGTACAGAAGTAATTGTATTTGACAATCCATTAGAACTGGAAGAAATAGAAAGAAAATTATTAACCAAAGCTAAAGAAGGGCAAGAAAAAGCTTATGCTCCTTACTCTAATTTTTTAGTAGGTGCAGCGGTATTACTACAAAATGGTGAAATAATAAATGGTGGCAATCAGGAAAATGCTGCATTTCCTGCGTGTATCTGTGCCGAAAGAACGGTTTTAAGTGCTGCCTCTACTATGTTTCCAAATATTAAACCTATTATGCTGGCTGTGGCGGTTAAAAATTTAAAAAAGGAACAACTTAAACCCGCAGCTCCTTGTGGAGAATGTAGGCAGTATATTTTTGAAATAGAAAGCAAATTCAATTTTGCTATTCCTATTATTATGCAGGCGGAATCTAATAAAATTTATAAGGTTAATAGCTCTTCAGAGTTATTGCCGTTGGCTTTTGCTAAAAATGATTTGATGGAAGATGAATAA
- a CDS encoding saccharopine dehydrogenase NADP-binding domain-containing protein — protein MKNILLFGAGKSAYSLIKYILEHLETENWHLTIADMNPQFVNNLFQHNRLKVVEFDLSKEDLQKELINKADIVISMLPATFHVQIAKTCLTYAKNLITPSYVSEEMKALNTEAKNKGLIFLNEMGLDPGIDHMSAKYFIDKIKEQGGIIEGFESFTGGLIAPESDNNPWHYKFTWNPRNVVLAGQGGAVKFLHNGKYKYIPYHKLFDRTEIIHIDEYGDFEGYANRDSLKYIDLYGLQGVKTMYRGTFRRPPFCRAWHILVQIGATDDSYIIEDSENMTYREFINTFLKYREKDSVEIKLAYYLSKDVDGDEMRLLEWLGLFENKKIGIANATPAQILLHLLEQKWALEEGDKDMIVMWHLLTYKLNGQKHRLESSMVVEGEDKRQTAMAKTVGYPIGIATKLILNDKIKKKGVLLPLEKEIYKPVLKELQGYGVIFKEKEGSA, from the coding sequence ATGAAAAACATCTTATTATTTGGAGCAGGCAAATCGGCTTATTCCTTAATAAAGTACATTTTAGAGCATTTAGAAACAGAAAATTGGCACTTAACTATTGCCGATATGAATCCTCAATTTGTCAATAATCTTTTTCAGCACAATAGATTGAAAGTAGTAGAATTTGATCTAAGTAAAGAAGATTTACAAAAGGAACTTATCAATAAAGCAGATATTGTTATATCAATGTTGCCAGCTACTTTTCATGTGCAAATAGCCAAAACTTGTTTAACCTATGCTAAAAACTTAATAACTCCTTCTTATGTTTCGGAAGAAATGAAAGCTTTAAATACTGAGGCTAAAAATAAGGGACTAATATTTTTAAATGAAATGGGTTTAGACCCCGGCATAGACCACATGAGTGCTAAATATTTTATAGATAAAATTAAAGAACAAGGTGGCATTATTGAAGGTTTTGAATCTTTTACCGGAGGTTTAATAGCTCCGGAAAGTGATAATAATCCGTGGCATTATAAATTTACTTGGAATCCACGAAATGTGGTACTGGCTGGTCAAGGTGGAGCGGTTAAATTTTTACATAATGGAAAATATAAATACATTCCTTACCATAAACTTTTTGATAGAACAGAAATAATACATATAGATGAATATGGCGATTTTGAAGGATATGCCAATAGAGATTCTTTAAAATATATTGATTTGTACGGCTTGCAAGGTGTAAAAACTATGTATAGAGGTACTTTTAGACGTCCTCCATTTTGTAGGGCATGGCATATTTTGGTTCAAATAGGTGCTACAGACGATTCATACATTATAGAAGATAGTGAAAATATGACTTACCGAGAGTTTATAAATACCTTTTTAAAATATAGAGAGAAAGATTCTGTAGAAATTAAATTAGCTTACTATTTAAGCAAAGATGTGGACGGAGATGAAATGAGATTATTGGAGTGGTTGGGGCTGTTTGAAAACAAAAAAATAGGAATAGCCAATGCTACTCCGGCTCAAATTTTATTACATTTATTAGAGCAAAAATGGGCTTTAGAGGAAGGCGATAAAGATATGATAGTAATGTGGCACTTACTTACCTACAAGCTAAATGGACAAAAACATAGATTAGAATCTTCAATGGTAGTAGAAGGAGAAGATAAGCGACAAACAGCTATGGCAAAAACAGTGGGTTATCCTATAGGAATAGCAACAAAATTAATTTTGAATGATAAAATTAAGAAAAAAGGGGTGTTATTGCCTTTAGAAAAAGAGATATATAAACCTGTATTAAAAGAGCTGCAAGGCTATGGCGTTATCTTTAAAGAAAAAGAAGGAAGTGCGTAA
- the pbpC gene encoding penicillin-binding protein 1C yields MFLLLNAIFPININKSYATTVVDANGEILYSFLSKDDKWRMYTQLNEISDDLKKAIIYKEDRLFYYHYGVNPLAISRAFFNNVIKGKRTSGASTITMQVVRLLEPKPRTYANKLLEMFRAIQLEWKLSKAEILQLYLNLVPYGGNIEGVKSAAVLYFNKMPNHLSLAEITALSIIPNRPSSLQIGVHNEQIEQERNKWLLRFKKDNIFNKNTIDDALSEPFLAKRIASPKIAPHLAFRLKQQYPDSAVIHTTIEKDKQIATEKLVKTYSNKLLPFNIYNTAVIAIDNRNMQVVAYVGSSDFYSNIDAGQVDGVRAVRQPGSTLKPLIYAMAFNQGTLTPKTIMTDVPINYNGYSPVNFNQEFNGYVTAENALSKSLNIPAVKALNMVGVNNVVEKLIACNFKTIEQQKDHLGLSLVLGGCGVTLEEMTALYASFANNGKYSSPKYIEQAQDVASIKILNEDVVFMIDEILTKVERPDLPNSWQSTKNLPKISWKTGTSYGRRDAWSIGYDNNYTIGVWVGNFSGKGVPELTGAQMASPLLFNLFNTLEKKPNKNWLKAPENLQFRMVCPESGLPPSEHCEHTIMDYFIPGISSNMTCRHLQKIYVSENDSFSYCMNCLPTAGYKEEWFPNHPIEMLAYFEEHHINYTKIPKHNPQCTAFNNFNPPQIATPSNGNTYYIIKEEPEALVLSVNVASDVKKVYWYINNQFLKEADKTEKVLYLPTQSGRYKISCSDDKARNSDIEIDVKVVE; encoded by the coding sequence ATATTCCTTCTATTAAATGCTATTTTTCCTATAAATATTAATAAATCTTATGCTACTACAGTGGTAGATGCCAACGGAGAAATACTGTACAGTTTTTTAAGCAAAGACGATAAATGGAGAATGTACACGCAACTTAATGAAATTTCTGACGACTTAAAAAAAGCAATTATCTATAAAGAAGACAGACTTTTTTATTATCACTACGGGGTTAATCCTTTGGCTATTTCAAGGGCATTTTTTAACAATGTAATAAAAGGCAAAAGAACTTCCGGAGCTTCTACCATAACTATGCAAGTGGTAAGATTATTAGAACCCAAGCCAAGAACTTATGCCAATAAATTATTAGAAATGTTTAGAGCCATTCAATTAGAATGGAAATTGAGCAAAGCAGAAATACTACAATTGTATCTTAATTTAGTACCTTATGGTGGCAATATAGAAGGTGTAAAATCGGCAGCGGTACTATATTTTAATAAAATGCCTAATCATTTGAGTTTAGCAGAAATAACCGCTTTAAGTATTATTCCTAATAGACCTTCTTCGCTACAAATAGGCGTTCATAATGAACAAATAGAACAAGAACGCAACAAATGGCTGTTACGTTTTAAAAAAGATAATATTTTTAATAAAAACACTATAGATGATGCTTTAAGCGAACCATTTTTGGCTAAAAGAATAGCTTCTCCTAAAATAGCTCCCCACTTAGCATTTAGGCTAAAACAACAATACCCCGATAGTGCTGTAATACATACTACCATAGAAAAAGACAAACAAATAGCTACTGAAAAACTGGTAAAAACGTACAGCAATAAATTATTGCCGTTTAATATTTATAATACGGCTGTAATAGCAATAGACAATAGGAATATGCAAGTGGTGGCTTATGTGGGCTCTTCCGATTTTTATAGCAATATAGATGCAGGGCAAGTAGATGGAGTGCGGGCTGTACGCCAACCGGGTAGCACTTTAAAACCATTAATATATGCTATGGCTTTTAACCAAGGTACTTTAACTCCTAAAACCATTATGACCGATGTACCTATTAATTATAACGGTTATAGTCCCGTTAATTTTAATCAAGAATTTAATGGATATGTTACTGCCGAAAATGCTTTGTCAAAATCTTTAAATATTCCTGCCGTAAAAGCATTAAACATGGTGGGTGTAAATAATGTAGTAGAAAAACTAATTGCTTGTAATTTTAAAACCATAGAACAGCAAAAAGACCATTTGGGTTTATCGTTAGTTTTAGGCGGTTGTGGAGTAACATTAGAAGAAATGACTGCACTTTATGCATCATTTGCTAACAATGGAAAATATTCTTCGCCAAAATATATAGAACAAGCACAAGATGTGGCATCTATAAAAATTTTAAATGAAGATGTTGTTTTTATGATAGATGAAATACTTACTAAAGTAGAACGACCAGATTTGCCTAACTCGTGGCAGAGTACTAAAAATTTGCCCAAAATATCGTGGAAAACAGGTACTTCTTACGGGCGAAGAGATGCGTGGAGTATAGGTTATGACAATAATTATACTATTGGAGTGTGGGTAGGCAATTTTTCGGGGAAAGGCGTACCCGAACTTACCGGGGCACAAATGGCGAGCCCGCTATTATTTAATTTATTTAATACTTTAGAGAAAAAACCAAATAAAAATTGGCTTAAAGCTCCTGAAAATTTACAGTTTAGAATGGTCTGTCCAGAATCGGGATTACCGCCATCAGAGCATTGCGAACATACCATTATGGACTATTTTATACCGGGCATTTCAAGTAATATGACTTGCCGGCATTTGCAAAAAATATATGTTAGCGAAAATGATAGTTTTTCGTATTGCATGAATTGCCTGCCTACGGCAGGATATAAAGAGGAATGGTTTCCTAATCATCCGATAGAAATGTTGGCATATTTTGAGGAGCACCACATAAACTACACTAAAATTCCAAAACACAACCCGCAATGCACAGCTTTTAACAACTTTAATCCACCACAAATAGCTACACCAAGCAATGGTAATACTTATTATATTATAAAAGAAGAACCCGAAGCTTTAGTGTTAAGTGTTAATGTAGCCAGCGATGTAAAAAAAGTATATTGGTATATTAATAATCAATTTTTAAAAGAGGCAGACAAAACAGAAAAAGTACTGTATTTACCTACTCAAAGTGGGCGTTACAAAATTTCTTGCTCAGACGATAAAGCAAGGAACAGTGATATAGAAATAGATGTAAAAGTGGTGGAGTGA